The nucleotide sequence CCAGACCTTCACACCGATGCGGCCGAAGGTCGTCTTGGCCTCGAAGAAGCCGTAGTCCACGTTCGCGCGGAGCGTGTGCAGGGGCACACGGCCCTCGCGGTAGAACTCCGAGCGGGACATCTCGGCGCCACCGAGGCGGCCACCGCACTGGATCTTGATGCCCTTGGCGCCGGCCTTCATCGTGCCCTGCATGCTCTTACGCATGGCGCGACGGAAGGAGACGCGGGAGGAGAGCTGCTCGGCGACGGCCTGGGCCACCAGCTGAGCGTCCGTCTCCGGGTTCTTGACCTCGAGGATGTTGAGCTGGACCTGCTTCTTGGTCAGCTTCTCCAGGTCGCCGCGGATACGGTCGGCCTCGGCGCCGCGGCGGCCGATGACGATGCCCGGACGCGCGGTGTGGATGTCGACGCGGACCCTGTCACGGGTGCGCTCGATCTCCACCTTCGAGATGCCGGCGCGCTCCATGCCGGACGTCATCATCCGACGGATGGCGACGTCTTCACCGACGTAGTCCTTGTACAGCTTGTCGGCGTACCACCGCGACTTGAAGTCCGTGGTGATGCCGAGCCGGAACCCATGCGGGTTTACCTTCTGGCCCATTACCGGGTTCCTTCCTTGCTGCTGACGACCACGGTGATGTGGCTGGTCCGCTTGCGGATCCGGTAGGCACGGCCCTGGGCACGCGGACGGAACCGCTTCAGGGTCGGACCCTCGTCGACGTACGCCTCGCTGATGACCAGCGAAGAGGCGTCCGTGTGGTCGTAGTTGTGCGCGGCGTTGGCAATGGCGCTGTCCAGCACCTTGCCGACCGGCACGCTCGCGGCCTGCGGGGCGAAACGCAGGACCGCCTGAGCCTCCGTGGCATCCATGCCACGGATGAGGTCCACCACACGGCGGGCCTTCATGGGCGTAACGCGGATGTACCGCGCCTGGGCCCTGGCTTCCATGGTTGTCCTTCCAGTGTCTGTCATGGTCATTCCACCCCGCGTTAGCGGCGCTTCGACTTCCGGTCGTCCTTGACGTGACCCCGGAAGGTGCGCGTCGGCGAGAACTCGCCGAGCTTGTGGCCGACCATCGACTCGGTGACGAACACCGGAATGTGGGTCTTGCCGTTGTGCACCGCGATCGTGTGGCCGAGCATGGCCGGGATGATCATCGAGCGACGGGACCAGGTCTTGATGACGTTCTTGGTGCCGGCTTCGTTCTGTACGTCCACCTTCTTGATGAGGTGTCCGTCGACGAAGGGCCCCTTCTTGAGACTGCGCGGCATCTAAACCCGCTCCTAGCGCTTCTTGTTCGTCTTGCGGCGGCGGACGATGTACTTGCTCGAAGCCTTCTTCGGCGAGCGAGTACGACCCTCCTTCTGACCCCAGGGGCTGACCGGGTGGCGACCACCGGAGGTCTTGCCCTCACCACCACCGTGGGGGTGGTCAACCGGGTTCATCGCCACACCGCGGACGGTCGGGCGGACGCCCAGCCAGCGCTTACGGCCGGCCTTGCCCCAGTTGATGTTGCTCTGCTCGGCGTTGCCGACCTCACCGACGGTGGCGCGGCAGCGCGCGTCGACCAGGCGGATCTCACCGGACGGCATGCGGAGGTGGGCCATCGAGCCCTCCTTCGCGAGCAGCTGCACGGAGGTACCGGCGGAGCGGGCGAACTTGGCGCCGCCACCGGGACGGAGCTCGATCGCGTGGATCGTGGTACCGACCGGGATGTTGCGGAGCGCCAGGTTGTTGCCCGGCTTGATGTCGGCCCCGGGACCGTTCTCCACACGGTCGCCCTGCTGCAGGTTGCGCGGGGCGAGGATGTAGCGCTTCTCGCCGTCGGCGTAGTGCAGCAGCGCGATGCGCGCGGTGCGGTTGGGGTCGTACTCGATGTGCGCGACCTTCGCCGGCACGCCGTCCTTGTCGTGACGACGGAAGTCGATCACTCGGTAGGCGCGCTTGTGTCCGCCACCCTGGTGGCGAACGGTCACACGACCGGCGTTGTTACGGCCGCCCTTGCTGTGCAGCGGGCGGACCAGCGACTTCTCCGGCGTGGACCGCGTGATCTCGACGAAGTCGGCGACGCTGGAGCCACGACGGCCCGGCGTAGTCGGCTTGTACTTGCGGATACCCATTGTCTCTCAGTCCTCGGAAGTTTCCGATTATCTGGACGCTCCGACCCGCTTACGCGGTCGGACCGCCGAAGATGTCGATGCGGTCGCCCTCGGCAAGGGTCACGATGGCGCGCTTGGAGCCGGCACGCTGACCGAAACCGGTCTTGGTGCGCTTGCGCTTGCCGATGCGGTTGATCGTGTTGACCCCGGTGACCTTGACCGAGAAGACCGCCTGGACGGCCTGCTTGATCTGGGTCTTGTTGGCGCCCGGCGCGACGATGAAGGTGTACTTGCCCTCATCGAGCAGCGCGTAGCTCTTCTCCGACACGACCGGCTTCAGCAGCACGTCACGGTGGTCCGTGAACGCCTTGCTGGGCGCGGTGACGACGGTGTTCTTGCCTTCGGTCGCGTGGCGCTTCGCCTTGGCGACGCGCGCGGCCTTGGCAGCCTTGGCAGCCTTGGAGGCAATGCTCGGGTGACGCGTAGCCATCAGGCCTCGCTCCCTTCGGTGTCGTTGGCCGTGTTCGGGCCGGACACGAAGGACTCAAGGGCGGCCTGAGTGAAGACCACATCGTCCGAGACGATCACGTCGTACGTGTTCAGCTGGCCCGGCTCCAGGATGTGCACCTGGGGCAGGTTGCGGGCGGAGAGCCACGCGGCCTCGTCGGCGCGGTCGACGACCAGGAGCAGGTTCTTGCGCTCCGAGATCTTGCCGAACAGCGTCCGGGCGGCCTTCGTCGACGGGTTCTCACCCTCGATGACGCCGGAGACGACGTGGATGCGGTTGTGGCGGGCCCGGTCGGTGAGGGCGTGGCGCAGGGCCGCGGCCTTCATCTTCTTCGGGGTCCGCTGCGAGTAGTCACGCGGCTGCGGGCCGTGGACGACGCCACCACCGGCGAACTGCGGCGCACGGGTCGAGCCCTGACGGGCGCGGCCGGTGCCCTTCTGGCGGTACGGCTTCTTGCCGCCACCACGGACTTCACCGCGACGCTTGGTCTTGTGCGTGCCCTGGCGGGCAGCGGCGTTCTGCGCGACGACGACCTGGTGGATCAGCGGGATGCTGATCTTCTCCACGCCGAAGATCTCCGCGGGGAGCTCGACGCTTCCGGTCTTCTCGCCCGCAGGCGAAAGGATGTCAACAGTGCTCATCGGTACCTCAGGCCCCCTTGGCCGCAGTGCGGACCAGGACGAGGCCGCCGTTCGGACCGGGGACAGCGCCCTTGATGAGCAGCAGACCCTTCTCCGCGTCAACGGCGTGGACGGTCAGGTTCTGGGTGGTGACCCGCTCGTTGCCCATGCGACCCGCCATGCGGAGGCCCTTGAACACACGGCCCGGGGTGGCGCAGCCACCGATGGAGCCGGGGGAGCGGTGCTTGCGCTGGGTGCCGTGACCGGCGCCGAGGCCCTTGAAGTTGTGACGCTTCATGACACCGGCGAAGCCCTTGCCCTTGCTCTTGCCGGTCACGTCCACCTTGACGCCGGCCTCGAAGACCTCGGCGGAGATCTCCTGGCCCAGCGTGTACTCGGAGGCGTCCGCGGTGCGGATCTCGACGAGGTGACGGCGGGGGGTGACGTCGGCCTTGGCGAAGTGACCCTTGAGGGGCTTGTTCACCTTGCGAGGGTCGATCTCGCCGAAGGCGATCTGGACCGACTCGTAGCCGTCGACATCGTTCGTACGGACCTGGGTCACGACGTTGGGGCTGGCCTTGACGACGGTGACCGGAACAACGCGGTTGTTCTCGTCCCACACCTGCGTCATGCCGAGCTTCTCGCCCAGGATGCCCTTGATCTGCTTAGCCATTCTCAGATCACCGGCCTTCAGAGCTTGATCTCGATGTCGACACCGGCCGGGAGGTCGAGTCGCATCAGAGAGTCAACGGTCTTGGGGGTCGGGTCGAGAATGTCGATCAGGCGCTTGTGCGTGCGCATCTCGAAGTGCTCGCGCGAGTCCTTGTACTTGTGCGGCGACTTGATGACGCAGTACACGTTCTTCTCAGTGGGCAGCGGCACCGGGCCCGCGACCGACGCACCAGTGCGGGTCACCGTCTCGACGATCTTCTTCGCCGAGCTGTCGATGACCTCGTGGTCGTAGGCCTTGAGCCGGATGCGGATCTTCTGTCCCGCCATGGCTACTCAGTAGTCCTTTGTCTGGTTTAACGCTCTGGAACCCGATGTTCCCTCACCCGCTCCTCCGACCCACGCGGTCGGGTGTGTCGCGCTTCCACTGACACAGATGCCCCTTGTTCGAGCATCCCTTGTCGGGAAACACGGCCCTTCCGGAACCGCAGGCCGGGAGCAGAAGCCCACCGGGTGCCTGGCCGGCGCCGCACTGACACTTCCCGAAAGATTCCCGTACGTCCGCTCCAGCGCTGCCGTAAGGCAGTTGGGGCGACGAGTACTGTGGGACTCGCTTCCGGTCCTCCCGGCGGGAGGCGCGCAGCATCAACACTCGACCGAGCAACCCCGCTAGTCTGCCATACGGCCCAGCACCTCCGCCAATCGAGCCGGAGAGATTACCCCGAGAGTGACGCAGGTCAAACCCGGGGAGCCGCTGTCGCCGTCCGGGGTCGTCGCCATTCCTCCCACCGTCCTCGCGTCTTGAGCCACCGGACTGCCGCGTCGTCCGTCTCGGCGTGCGAGCCGTGGAGGCGGTTGCATGAGGAGGCGGCGCCCGTCCGGAAGGGCCCCGGCGAAGACGGAGTAGGCGCGTACGGCTCCGTTGTGCCAGGTCAGCTGCCCGGTCCACTGCCAGGAAGGCGCGGGGCCCCCAAGGTGCGCTCGGTGACCAGTCTCAGCGACGCCGCCATCGTGCGCGGCGCGGCTCACAGTCCCGAGGCGGGAAGGATCGCGCCGTCCACCGTCCACCGTCCACCGTCCAGGGTCCATGGGGTGGCCTGGCGCCCTACGGGACCGGCCGCACACCGGGACCTGCCTCACGACGGGACCGGCTTCACAACGGGACCGGCTTCACCCGGGCCTGGTTCATATCGAAACACTGAGCCGCGGGTAATCCGCTCGCCCGCCCCGGTCCGCGCTCCTACGCTGATCAGGTACGTCGATCGGCTCGGGGGAACGTTCATGCGCACGCACTATCCGCGGACCAGGCATCTGCCCTGGTCCCCCGGCGCGACCGCCGATGATCTCCGGGTCACCGACCTGTCCGGCCTGCGCGGACGCGAGGTCGTGGTGACCGAGAAGCTCGACGGCGAGAACACCACGCTGTACGCCGACGGCCTGCACGCCCGCTCACTCGACTCCGCGCACCACCCCTCCCGCACCTGGGTCAAGGCGCTCCAGGCCCGTATCGGCCACGCCGTTCCGGAGGGATGGCGGGTGTGCGGGGAGAACATGTTCGCCCGCCATTCCCTCCCGTACGACGACCTGGACAGTTGGTTCTACGGGTTCTCGGTGTGGGACGGGGACGGGCGCTGTCTGGACTGGGACCGGTCGGTGGCATTTCTGCGCGGACTCGGGGTCCCCGTGCCGCGCGTGCTGTGGCGGGGCGTGTTCGACGAGCGGGCGCTGCGCGCGCTGCGGCTGGATCCCGGACGGCAGGAGGGGTACGTCGTCCGGGTCGTGGACGGCTTCGGCGCGGAGGAGTTCGGCGCCCGCGTCGCGAAGTGGGTGCGGTCCGGGCACGTACGGACGGACACGCACTGGATGCACGCGGCCGTCGTCGAGAACGGGCTGGGCGCGCGGGCCCCGCTGTGGGCGGTGCGATCGGGGGCGCCCGTGGACGCCGACGCGCTGGCGCGGGCCGTCGGGCTGCCGGGCGAGGGGGACCGGGAGGCCGTCGCCCGCTTCGACGCGGCGGGGCGGACCGGTGACGACCGGCTCGTCGGCGTGCTGGCCGCGCTGTTGCACGGCGACGAGGACGAACCCGAGGACGGACCCGACGACAAGCAGGACCGCAACCGGGGCACCAAGCGGGGCGGTTGGCGGGCCCGGATCGCGGCGCGGCTGGCCGGGGCCGTGGGCATGCCGCTCGCGCGGCGGGTCGCCGATGTCGTGGGGCTGCACCCCGCGCTGCACCGGCCGTATCCGGACGAGGACCGCCGGAACGGCCTGGCCCGGCTGTCCCTCGCCGCAGACCTCGGTCTGCTGCACGCGGTCGCCCGGGCCACGGCGGCGACGGACGCGGCGTCCGAGCAGGTGGAGTGGTCGGCGCTGCACGCCGAGGAGGTGCCGGGCTTGGATGAGGGTGCCCTGGGGGAGGCGTTCACCGGGCTGCCGGCCGAGGCGGCCGTCCGGTGCCGGGCAGAGGCGCGGGAGGCGTACGCGCGGGGGCGCATAGGCGGGGGCGGCTCCGGCGCTGCCGCCGAGGCCGTCGCCGCGACGTGGCGGTGGCGGTCGGGGGCCTTCCCGAGGCTGATCCAGCTGGTGGGTCCGGCGGGCAGCGGCAAGAGCACCTTCGCGCGGGGGCTCACGGGCGTGGACAGGTATGTCTCGCTGGACGAGCTGCGCGAGGCGCGCGGCGCACGCGCCGACCAGCGCGCCAACCCGGACGTACTGCGCGCCGGGCTCGACCGGCTGGACGGGGCGCTGGCCGCCGGTGGGACGGTGGTGTGGGACGCCACCTCGCTCAACCATCAGCAGCGCTCGCTGGTGCACGCGGTCGCCCGCCGCCGCAACGCCCTGCTCACCCACGCCGTGGTCCTGGTCGACGAGGACGAGCTGATACGACGCAACACCCGCCGCGAACACCCGGTACCGCCCGGGGTGCTCACCCACCAGCTGCGCCGCTTCGCCCCGCCGTATCCGGGCGACGCGCACCGCACCTGGTACATCGGGGCGAGCGGGACCGTAGAGGAAGAGGTCTGAGGAACCGTGCGTACGAGCGAGGAGATCTATCACCGGGTGCGCTGGGACGCGCGCTTCGACCCGGCCCGCTTCGTGCTCGGCGTCCTTCAGCGGAACGCCGAGCCCAAGCGGGTCCCGCTGCCCGCCTTCGTGCCCGGCGGCGAGATCCCGTGGCACCGGGTGCTGTTCTTCGAGGCCGACGGGGAGATGGTCTGGGACCGGGCCACGGGGGCGGACCGGATCGACGCGACGGAGGCGGGGCGCGTACGGGAGGCCCGGCTGCTCCGGGCGCCGTTCTTCACGGCGCGCACGCCGTACGCGTGGGGCGGGGAGGAGTGGGTGCCCGCGCGCTCCCCGGGAAGTACTGGCTCCGCAGGCGTACGGGTGCTGACCTGGAACACTCTCTGGGACCGGTACGACGCCGACCTCATCGACAGCGCCGGACGCAGGCCGTTGCTGCTGCGGGCCCTGCGCGAGGCCGATGTGGACGTGATCGCGTTGCAGGAGGTCGAGGCGGAACTGCTGGCGATGCTGCTGCGCGAACCGTGGGTGCGGGCGGACTGGACGCTGGGCACGGACCCGCACGGACGGGACGTGGACGCGTGCGGTCTGCTGCTCCTGAGCCGGTTGCCGGTCCGCGAGGCCGCGTTCCACTCGCTGGGCCCGCACAAGGCGGTGACCGCGGTGGTGGTGGAGACCGGCGGGCACCCCCTCGTGGTCGCGGCGACGCATCTGAGCAGTGACCACTCCGCCGACGGCGCCGGTCGCCGCGCCGCCGAACTGGCCCGGATCGCCGAGGGTTTGGCGGCCCTGGACGCCGATCTCGTCCTGCTGGGCGACTTCAACGACGGCGGCGACACACCCCAGGTGACGCTCGGCATGCGGGACGCGTGGAGCGAGACGCACGGCCCGGACGACAGGACGCCGACCTTCGACCCCGGCACCAACCCGCTGGCGGCGGTGTCGTCCCTGACGGGGCGGGTGTCACGGCTGGACCGGGTGCTGGTGCGCGGACGGAGTCTGGGGGTGCGGTCGGCCGAGCTGTACGGGGACGCGCCCTCGCCGGACGGGCTGTACATCTCGGACCACTACGGCGTACGGGCGGAGGTGGGCCCTGACGCCCCGGACACCGCCTTCGCCTGCCTCGACATCCGGCCGACCGCCCGTACGGCCCTGGCGTGGCTCCCTCCCGAGGAGTTGTGGCCGCCGCTGCAGGACATCCGCCGGCAGCACGACCCGCAGATCCACCGCTGGCCCCCGCATGTGAACCTGCTCTTCGGCTTCGTACCGGAACACGCCTTCGAGCAGGCGGCCTCGGTGCTCGCGACGGCCACCACGGCTCCGTTCGACGCCCGGCTGGAGGGCGTGCACTGGTTCGGTCACCGGGACGACGCGACCGTGTGGCTCGACCCGGCGGCGGACGGCGAGGAGCCCTGGGCCGAGCTGCACAGCACCCTCGTACGCCACTTCCCGCGCTGCCGCGGCCGTCACGAGGGCTTCACCCCGCATCTGAGCCTGGGCCGCGCCACCGACCCGAACAGCCTGGCCGCCGCCTGCGCGGCCCGGCTCGCCCCCATGCGGGCCGAGGTCGGCGAGCTGGCTCTGTTGTCGCGACGGGGGGACGAGCCGATGCGGGTGCGGGGGACGGTGAGTCTGGGGACGGGAGAGGTGCGCTGGCGGGAGGAGGCCGCGCGGGATGGCGGCGAGGCCGCCTCGTCCGGCACGGGCGCCGTGGCCGACCGGGTCACCCGCCTCATCGCGGCCGCGTTCCCGGCCGGCGTCGTACACGTCGTCGGCTCCCGGCGCATGGGCTGCGCGCTGCCGGGCGCCGACCTGGACCTGGTGGCGGCACTGCCCGGGACGGTCGAACTGTCCATCGTCCGGGCGAAGTTGAGCGAAGCGACGCGCGGGGCCGGTGATGTGCGCGAGGTGGTCGGAGCACGCGTACCCGGTCTGCGGCTGCGGCTCGACGGCCTGGACGTGGACCTGGCCGTCGTGGCCACCGGATCGCTGGACCCCTCGGAGGCGGTGGACCGGCGGGCCGAGTTGGGCGAAGCGGCGGCGGTCGCGCTCAGCGCGGTGAGTGACGCCGACGCGGTACTCGCCTCGGCGGGCACCCACGGGCCGGCCTTCGCCCGGCTGGCCAGTCAGGTCAAGGCATGGGCGAAGGCGCGGGGCCTGGACTCGGCACCGTTCGGCGGCCTGCCGGGCCTGGCCTGGTCCGTCCTGGCGGCCCGCACGGCGAGCGAGGCGGGCGGCCTTCCGTCGGCCGATCTCCTACGGCACTTCTTCGCGACGTGGGCGGCGTGGGACTGGCGCGAGCCGGTGGGAGACCTCGCAGGCACCTCCGGCGGGCTCCCCCTCACCATCGCGACCCCCTCGGCCCCGGTCCGCCCCTGCACGGACCAGGTCACGACGGGCATGCGCGACCTCATCACCCAAGAGCTGTTCCGGGCCTGGGAACTGCTGGAGGAGGGCACCGCGTTCTCGGGCCTCCTCACCCCTCCCCCGCTCCACCGCCGCCACGCCGCCTGGGCGATCGTGACGGTGGACGGGGGCGCGGACGGCGTCGCGGACGAGGGCCGGGTACGGGGCAGGATGCGGGCGCTGATCACCGACCTCGCCGAGGCGGCTCCCGACTGCCACGCCTGGCCCCGCCCCTTCACTACGGCCCCCGCCCGCTACGCCATCGGCCTGGGCCGGACCCCACCGACCGCGACCGATGTGACCGCCGTGGCTGAACGTCGGCTGCGCGGTCTGGCGGGGGTCACGCTCATGAGGGCCGAGGGCGGAGAGGTGCCGACCCTGTCCTGAGGGGGTCAGCGCACGTCGACGTAGTCCGACGCGCTGGTGGCGACGCCGGTCGTGCTGTTCCCGTAGTACACCCAGCGGTACGAGCCGTCGGCGGAGGCCGTGACCGTGCTCTTCAGCGCCCCCGTACTGCTGGTGGTGGCCTTCTTGACCGTCTTGAAGGTGTCGGCGCCCTTGGCCTTGAACTGGAGGCTCACGGTACGACCGCTGTAGCCGCCGTACTTCTTCGTGCTCCAGTTCGCCCGGGTCAGTTTGCCCGTGACGGTGATCTTCTTGCCCTCGGTGACCGGCTCGGGCGTGGCGTTGACGGTGGCCTTGGCAGCGCGCCTGAGCTGGACGGTCTTGGACCGCTTCTCGGTCTCCCCGGCTTTCAGACCCCCGCTGGCCTTGAAGAGGCGAAGCGACACGGCGACCTTCCACGTGGTGGCATCGCTGTTGGAGTCGACGTGTTCCTGAGCCTGATGCGGATCGATGTAGAGGTTGCCCTCACAGCGAGCATGCCTGGGGTCGATCTCGTAGCAGGTGTAGCTGCCCGGTTGGATGAAGTTCTCTCCGGTGTCGGCGGCCGTCTTGAGATCACCTCGATAGAGGAAGGGGTATGCGCTCCACATGCCCGCCGGTCCCTCGACGCTGTACCCGGCCGGCAGCGCCAGGTTGAACGTGATGGGCGGCTCCACCTCCTTCGCCGTTCCCACAACGATCGGCTTGCCGTTGTTGATGACGATGTCCGACACGGTGATCCCGGTGTCCGCCGCGTGGGCCGCCGGCGCGTTCAGCACGGAGAACCCCAGCGCCGCCACGAGCGTGGCCACCGCGACGGTTCGTCTGCCTGACTTCATTCACACCTCTTCAGTAAAGATGCCTATCCAGAAGGCGGCAGGCTACCAAGGGTGATCTCACGGCGATTCCGCACGTCAGATCCCCCGGAGCGGGCAAACTGTGCTCCCGGTCAGGGACTCACGACAGCAGACGCACGACAGCAACAGGGAGAAGCCCACGCCATGGTGAAGGTGAGGTTGGAGACCAGCCGGGAGCACGTCGCCGAGCTGGCGCGGCTGCGGGATCCCGTCGGCGCGGTCGAGGAACTGATCTGGAACAGCGTCGACGCCGACGCCGGGCACGTCGTCGTCACGCTGGAGCGCAACGACCTGGGCGGCGTGGACAGGGTTCGCGTCCAGGACGACGGCAGCGGGATGCCTGCCGAGCACTGCGAGGAGTACTTCCGGCCGATCGGTGCCTCCTGGAAGAAGCGTTCGCAGGGAAGTCCGGTGAAGAAGCGTGCCCTGCACGGGAAGAACGGACGCGGCCGGGTGCGCGCCTTCGCACTCGGCACCCAGGTGCGCTGGACCAGCGTCAGCGACGCCGTCGGAGGCCGACAGCAGTTGGTGATAGAGGCGGACCGGCGTTCCATGGACGAGTTCGACATCGGCGAACCGGAACCCACGGACGACCCGACCGGCACACTGTTCGAGGCGTTCGGCGGTGACGAGCAACTGAACGTCCTGGCTGACGAGCGCGCCAGGTCATCACTCACCACGGCCTTCGCCACGTACTTGGAGAAATACCCGGACGTACGCATCGAGTACGACGGCCATGACCTCGACCCGGCCGCCGAGCAGTCGCACGTGCGCGACTACGTCCTGCCCTCCCCCGCCGACTGGAGCGGCGACCCGGCCCGACTGAAGGTCGTCGAATGGCGCAGGTCCGTCACCCGCGCGCTCTTCCTGTGCGACGGGGAAGGCATGTCGCGAGCGCAGCTCAAGCCGGGCATCCAGGCGCCGGGCTTCGAGTTCACGGCGCATCTCAGCTGGTCCGGCTTCGACGATGTCGACTCCGAGGATCTCGCCTTCACCGACTGGGCGTCGCACGGACCGCTCGCCGAAGTGCTCGCGGCGGCCCGTGACCAGCTCAAGGCCCATTTCCGGGCACGCGTGGACGAACGACGGCGGGAACAGGTCACGGAATGGCGTCGGGAAGGCATCTACCCGTACGCGGATGACGCCGCGAACGAGAAAGAACGAGCGGAGCGCGAGACCTTCGACGCCGTCGCCACCACCGTCTTCCGGCATCTGCCGAGGTCTCAGGGCACACGCCGCACCACCTTCGCGCTGCTTCGATCCGTCCTCGCCCACGAGCCCTCGGACGTGCTGCGCATCGCCGACGACTTGTTCTCACTCTCCAAGCAGGAACGAGAGGAACTCAACCGGCTTCTGCGGCGCACCACGCTCTCAGCTCTGATCAAGGCTTCCACGGCGGCAGCGAACCGCATCGACTTCCTGGCGGCGCTGGAGCACCTCGTCTTCGCACCGGAAGCGAAGCAACGCGTGACCGAGCGGGACGAACTCCACCGGATCCTGGAGGATCAGTGCTGGGTGTTCGGCGAAGAGTACGCACTCCATGTCAGCGACCGCAGTCTCAACGTCGTCCTCGCGGAGCACTGCCGGCTCCTCGGCCGTGACAACCCCACACCGGAACCGGTCCTGCGTGAGGACGGGCGACGCGGCCGGGTCGATCTGATGCTGTCCCGTGCCGCTCGCCATCGAAAAAGCGAACGGCACCATCTGGTCGTCGAGTTGAAGCGCCCCAACGTCGTCCTGGGGGTGACGGAGTTCGGCCAGATCAACAGCTACGCGGAGGCGGTGATGTCCGACGACCGCTTCTGTGAACCGGCGGTGACGTGGGACTTCTGGCTCGTGGGCAACGCCATGGACAGAACGCTTCGGCAGATGGCCCACCAGATGGACCGTGTCCCGGGATGCGCCGTCTCCAACCCACGCTTCCGGATCATGGTGAAGACCTGGGGCGAGATCATCGAGGACTGCCAGGAACGCCTGCGGTTCCACAGTGCGCAGCTGGAATACCAGTCCTCCACCGAACACGCGATGGACTACCTGGTCCGCAACCACGGCGACACCGTGGCGGAACTGGTTGCCGACGGGACGATTCCCGCATCCCGCAGGGACGGTCAGCCTTCGACCGCGTACGACACGAAGTCCGCCCAGGCGGTCGACGTGAGCGTGAGCTGAGGGCCCCGTAGGTTCTTGGAGTCACGGACGTGGACGGTGCCGGGGGTTACGGCGACCTCGACGCAGGACTCGCCGTTATTGCCACCGCTGTAGCTGCTCTTGAACCACACCGGCTCGGATGCGTCCCCGGCGAGGGCCTTGCGCATCATGTCTCTCCCAGCAGTTGCTCGATGAAGGCCAGCGACTCCCCAGGCGGGAGGGCCTGCGCTCGGATGGTTCCATACTGCAGCTCAAGGATGCGCAGCTGCTTGGGGTCAGTGACGGGGCGGCCGTTGAACACGCCGTCGCAACGTCCCACCGCTGTGCCGTCCGCGAACTTCAACAGCTCGATACGTCCATCCAGGCCGGAGTGGACCTCGCGGTGCGTCGGCATCATCTGAAGCGTGACATTCCTCAACCGACCCACCTCCAATAGGCGTTCGAGCTGCCGCCGCCACACCATTGTGCCCCCGAGAGGCCTCCTTAGCGGCGCCTCTTCCAGCACGAAACTGATCGCGGGCCCAGGGTCACGCTCAAAGATGGACTGCCGGGCCATGCGACCGGCCACCATTCGGTCCACATCGTCCTGGGAGTAGGGAGGCTGGGCCGCCTCGATGGCCGCCCTGGCATGCTCAGGCGTCTGCAACAGCCCAGCGATGATGTTGCACTCGTACCCCCCGATCTCGACCGCCTTCGCCTCCATCTGCCCCAGCGCCCGCACCTTCTTCGGGTACCGGACCCTCTTCACGTCCTCCCAGGTCGCGGAAATTAGCCCACCCGCCCCCAACGCCTCGTCGGCCTTGTCCAGAAACTCCTGGCGGGGAATCCGCTTCCCTCCCTCGATCTTGTAGACCAGGTCCTCCCCGTACCCGACCGCCGCCGCGAAGTCGGCCGCCCGCATCCCCATGGCCTCGCGCCGCAGCTTCAGCTGCCGCCCCACGGTCTCGACGACCGCGACACCCCAGTCGTCGTTGGGATCCACCTCCCAACCCGGCTCCTCCGTCTTCTCCTTGAGCCGACCCGCGTCGCCGTCCACGTGCATCGCGCACCTCTCCGCCGTACCGATGCGCCTCACCGCCCCCTACCCCTACGACCGTTCCGGA is from Streptomyces sp. NBC_01314 and encodes:
- a CDS encoding DUF397 domain-containing protein, with product MMRKALAGDASEPVWFKSSYSGGNNGESCVEVAVTPGTVHVRDSKNLRGPQLTLTSTAWADFVSYAVEG
- a CDS encoding helix-turn-helix domain-containing protein, which gives rise to MHVDGDAGRLKEKTEEPGWEVDPNDDWGVAVVETVGRQLKLRREAMGMRAADFAAAVGYGEDLVYKIEGGKRIPRQEFLDKADEALGAGGLISATWEDVKRVRYPKKVRALGQMEAKAVEIGGYECNIIAGLLQTPEHARAAIEAAQPPYSQDDVDRMVAGRMARQSIFERDPGPAISFVLEEAPLRRPLGGTMVWRRQLERLLEVGRLRNVTLQMMPTHREVHSGLDGRIELLKFADGTAVGRCDGVFNGRPVTDPKQLRILELQYGTIRAQALPPGESLAFIEQLLGET